One Roseibium sp. HPY-6 genomic region harbors:
- a CDS encoding MucR family transcriptional regulator, with translation MTDNPIETNIIDLTADVVVSYVSNNTVPAAELPALIQQVHTALHQTASKANEPEVEELKPAVPIKKSITDDHIICLEDGKKFKSLKRHIRTHYNLTPDEYRERWGLGADYPMVAPNYAAARSELARKMGLGQQRKKTTKKKK, from the coding sequence ATGACTGACAATCCGATCGAGACCAACATCATCGACCTGACCGCGGATGTTGTCGTCTCCTATGTCTCGAACAACACGGTTCCCGCGGCAGAGCTGCCTGCTCTGATCCAACAAGTTCACACCGCGCTTCATCAAACGGCCAGCAAAGCCAACGAGCCGGAAGTCGAAGAGCTCAAGCCTGCTGTTCCGATCAAAAAATCCATCACTGATGACCACATCATCTGCCTAGAAGACGGCAAGAAATTCAAGTCCCTGAAGCGTCACATCAGAACGCACTACAATCTGACACCAGATGAGTACCGTGAGCGTTGGGGATTGGGTGCCGACTATCCGATGGTCGCACCGAACTATGCGGCAGCGCGATCGGAACTCGCGCGTAAAATGGGTCTTGGGCAACAGCGCAAGAAAACTACGAAGAAAAAGAAGTAA